From Arachis hypogaea cultivar Tifrunner chromosome 3, arahy.Tifrunner.gnm2.J5K5, whole genome shotgun sequence:
gacaatctgaaaaatcatgagattgattcttgaagcaagaaaaagcagtgaaaaagcaaaagcttgaaaaaaaaaaagaagagtggcgaaaaaaaatagaaaggaaaagaaaagcaaacagaaaaagccaatagcccttaaaaccaaaaggcaagggtaaaaaggatccaaggctttgagcatcaatggataggagggcccaaggaaataaaatccaggcctaagcggctaattcaagctgtctctaaccatgtgcttgtggcatgcaggtccaagtgaaaagcttaagactaagtggttaaagtcgtgatccaaagcaaaaagagtgtgcttaagaactctggacacctctaactggggactttagcaaagctgagtcacaatctgaaaaggttcacccagtcatatgtctgtgacatttatgtatctggtggtaatactagaaaacaaagtgcttagggccacggccaagactcataaaagtagctgtgttcaagaatcaaaaaatTAACTAGGAGAaataataacactatctgaaattctaagttcctatagaagccaatcattctaaacttcaaaggataaagtgagatgccaaaactgttcagaagcaaaaagctacaagtcctgctcatctaattagaactaatattcattgatattctaaaatttatagtatgttctcttctttttatcctatttgattttcagttgcttggggacaagcaacaatttaagtttggtgttgtgatgagcggataatttatatgctttttggcattatttttaggtaatttttagtaagatctagctacttttagggatgttttctttagtttttatgctaaattcacatttctggaatttactatgagtttgtgtatttttctgtgatttcaggtaatttctggctaaaattgagggacctgagcaaaactctgataaaaggctgacaaaggactgctgatgctgttggattttgacctccctgcactcgaaatagattttctggagctaaaaaactccaaatggcgcgctctcaacggcattggaaagtagacttctagatcttttcaaaaatatataatagtccatattttattcgagattagatgacacaaactggcgctcaacgccagttctatgctgcattctggagtcaaacgccagaaacacgtcacgaaccagagttgaacgccaaaaatacgttacaacttggcgttcaactccaatagaagccttagctcgtgtaaagttcaagctcagcccaagcacacaccaagtgggccctggaagtggatttcagcatcaattacttacttctgtaaatcctagtagctagtctagtataaataggactttttactattatattttcatcctggattgtatttttggatccagtgatcacgttttgggggctggcctcttggccatgtctggaccttcatcacttatgtattttcaacggtggaatttttacacaccatagattaagggtgtggagctctgctgtacctcgagttttaatgcaagtacttctattttttattcaattcgacttattcttattctaagatattcgttgcacttcaacttgatgaatgtgatgatccgtgacactcatcatcattctcacctatgaacgcgcgtgactaacaaccacttccgttctaccttagaccaggcgcatatctcttggattccttaatcagaatcttcgtggtataagctagaattgatggcggcattcatgggaatccggaaacgtataaccttgtctgtggtattccgagtaggattccgggattgaatgactgtgacgagcttcaaactcgcgattgctgggcgtgatgacaaacgtaaaagaatcaagggattctattccaacatgatcgagaaccgacagatgattagccgtgctgtgacagagcatttggaccattttcactgagaggatgggatatagccattgacaacagtgatgccctacatacagcttgccatggaaaggattaagaaggattggatgaaagcagtaagaaagcagagattcaacaaggacaagcacctccatacacttgtctgaaattctcaccaatgatttacataagtatttctatctttattttctatttatttattattattattcgaaaactccataaccttttattatccgcctaactgagatttacaagatgaccatagcttgcttcataccaataatctctgtgggatcgacccttactcatgtaaggtattacttggacgacccagtgcacttgctggttagttgtgcggagttgtgacaaagtgtgattcacgtttaagagcgctaccaagtttttggcgccattgttgatgatcacaatttcgtgcaccaccaagCAACTCAACCGATGTCTTCTAATACTCCTCAAAGTCGTCGATTTCAAAATTTGCATATAGAGCTTTCTTAAAAACCTTGCAAAATTCTGTGTCCTTAACCATTTGGACGCAGTTCTTCTCCAGGTGCCACCCGCACAGTCTATGTGTCACGGTCGGCATCACCTCCGCAATTGCAGCACGCATCGCCTTGTCCCCATCCATCACCACTACACATGGCTTCTTCTGTCCCATAACATCTAGTAGGTTCAACAACATCCACCGGTAAGTTCGAACCTCTTCATCCTCCAGTAGCGTGAACCCGAATATGCATGTCTGTTTGTCGTGATTTGATACAGAGAAAACCACCAGTGGCTTCCTGTACTTGTTAGAACGATACGTGGAATCGAATGCCAAGACATCACCAAAGACCTGATAATCCGACATCATCTCACCGTCCACCCAAAATAGGCTTCCCAAACGATTATCTTCGGTTCGTGTGTAGCGTGCAACCGTTATCATGTCCGCATTCGTCTTGCCCTCCAAGTAACTGATAGTTGTCGCTACATCACCATCACATATTTGCTCAACCCTTTACCAACGCACATAATTATACAAATCACGTTTCGTAAATCGAAGCATGCCATACCCACCAGACTGCCCAGCCATGTAAGCCATTATTTTTGCTATTGCGATCCCAAACTGCTTGAAACTATCCACCTG
This genomic window contains:
- the LOC112776096 gene encoding protein FAR1-RELATED SEQUENCE 5-like, giving the protein MAITLGTDRMVEMVFHPFVNSCAQNPFVPKMRFNAVVVCLIVEVNIPSIGRTLHNVGRWSLTLSVKTPMGGSSDDYSGHYRGTNDEYDDEESSGANDEVGSAPSRQVFADDFLGREFATEEDAYAAYKEFSKFRGFGVRKGDVARVNGVLVRKDFFCHRQRTRHSKYYDRPKRVRTIMDEHNHELAPAMFTHLLLSHRKMSDGDKAQVDSFKQFGIAIAKIMAYMAGQSGGVEQICDGDVATTISYLEGKTNADMITVARYTRTEDNRLGSLFWVDGEMMSDYQVFGDVLAFDSTYRSNKYRKPLVVFSVSNHDKQTCIFGFTLLEDEEVRTYRWMLLNLLDVMGQKKPCVVVMDGDKAMRAAIAEVMPTVTHRLCGWHLEKNCVQMVKDTEFCKVFKKALYANFEIDDFEEY